The Primulina huaijiensis isolate GDHJ02 chromosome 18, ASM1229523v2, whole genome shotgun sequence DNA window ATTTGAATTGCCTTCGTGTAGTTCCTTCCTGGGGTAAATTGCTTTTTATCATTTCCTTGAATTGCCTATTACCACACTCCGTTTGTTGAAAATTGCCACGCACAGATCTAACCGAGTTGAGTGGGAGTGATATGTTTTCTATCACAAATAGCTCGAGTATTTCGGAGAGAATTGTCGTGGCAAAATTAAAACTTCCTATATAGATTAGTTTTTTTTGGAACAACTTTCTTTTGTGAAATTTGTTCTTGGAAGGAATGTAATTTTCCACTGCTCTTTAAACTGTACTTGCTAACTCTCTCGTCCTTCAACTTAGATAATAATTTGGTGGGCTGGTCTGATGAGAGGAGCAGTCTCTATTGCTCTGGCCTTCAAACAGGTAAATCTGTTTAAGGGAAGTCCCATTTCTCTTGCTTGCATGGTGGTGTTATTCACTTGAAAATATCTCATAAATTATGCAGTTTACCCAGATGGGCGTGACGTTGGATCCCATCCATGCCACATTGGTGACCACAACCATTATCATTGTGCTCTTTAGCACAATTGTGAGTCGAGATTCTTGAATTTTTAAGTGTAATTACCATCCATCATTTCTCTGAACTTTTTTGTTTTCCTTCTGGAATGCAGGTCTTTGGCTTTTTAACAAGGCCACTTGTAAGTTATCTAGTTCCGCATTCCAACACTCCAAGTGCCAACATTGATCGGGAACCAAGTATAAACAAGGAGGATATGATGCTTCCTCTGCTTTCGATCCGAGAATCCACGAGCTCGAATCTTCTCCGAGCAAAAGAAAGTTTGTCCATGCTCATGGAAAGGCCTGTTTACACCATTCATTCATTCTGGCGGAGATTTGATGATACTTACATGAGACCAATATTCGGGGGGCCTCGAAGCAGTCAGTCCGCATGCTAACCTCAGTCAAATATTTTGTggttgattttgaaaattgtgtagacatttttatttcagtgagcatttaattttgttcatCTTCCGACTAGAATAttgtaaattgttttttttttttttttcatacgaCTCTAATATTATTCAATTTGTATACAAAATCCGACTCATTCCccgtataaaaatatatatattatattcactttctatttatttcatatcgattttttgttttaaaattattatttattattgtaataaCTTATATATCTCATAGAAAAATTACATTAATAATCTAATAATTATAAATCTACTCACTTTTTACGAATATTTATTTGTTGatatcattgtttttttttaaattttcattcaaTCAAGTTTTTATATTATTCTAGTTTCAGTATTTACTAATCTAATATTTGTAATATTcttaagacaaaaatttgtgtgagatggtctcacgggtcgtattttgtgatagagatgtcttatttgtgtcatccatgaaaaaatattactttttatgctaaaaatattattttttattgtgaatatcggtagagttgatccgtctcacaaataaagattcgtgagacatgTGAGAACTAATATATTCTTAATTACTGCAAGTCTTATTAATTAATAGTATAAGTACTAAAAATTAACACAAACAGAAATAAAATcccacgtcatttttaattataaaatatttgtaatattCATTTAAaacagaattttttttaaaaaaaattattttcccttaattcaattatttttgtttctttattattaaaaaaaatcgttttccaataaatcgaaataaaaaaatcttgtttcttAGTGTTATAATTTGGAAAAAGATCTACTTCCATTCAAAGAaccaaaatctctcaaaaactaGTAGAAGTTCCGCCATTCTTGCCTTAGATCTCTCTCCAAAATCAGCATTAATCAATCACTGCCTCGGATTTCTCTCCAAAACTAGCATTAATCCattttcaccaaaaaaaaaaaaaaaaaattgtttcgtGCACATTTAATCGGATCACCACATATTAATTGAAGACTTGTTCCATCGGGATTAATGTTCCACCTCCCTTTCTCCCTTACCACCATTTTTCATCACTCATGCAACTAAAATAATTCATCACAACGCATGCAAGTGTGGTGATATGAAAACCCTGAATTCTTAGCAGCTCAATTTCGAATTTGTTTTTTGGGGAGATGGGATCTCAAGGAAACAAAGGAGAAATGAATGTGAATAATCATTCAGAGAGCGAGACAGAGAGAAATAGTAATGCAGGGCATGATCTGGATACGGCCTCCGATTCCGAATCGGGGATGATTAGCAGGCAGGCTAGTGAAGCTTCTTGCTATGCGACCGAGGAAGATGAAGAATTGTCCCTTCATTTAGGCCCCAAGTGGAGTATCAAAGAGCACCTTGAGAAAGATAAGGTTGATTCTGTACTATCTCTTCGTTTCACGGTTTCGCTTTCGGTTTTGCAAGTTTTATAGCTTGTTGAAAATCTAGGATGATGAGAGCTTGAGAAGGTGGAAAGAACAACTTCTAGGGGGTTTGGATGCTGTTGCTGTTCAAGGTATTTGGACAATATTCCTAGCAAGTTTATGTTATAAAGTTGGCTCTAGTTTCTTGTCGGATTGGCTTTGTCCCACAAAATTTGAAGTGAATAATGGAGTACGATTCACTTGTAATTTAAGATTTTCTAACATCATATAACTTATATTTTCAAACATATTGTCTCCATTTAAGGTGCGGTATATGTCAGTTCTTTTGCATGTGCACAATATTTGATTGCCTGATATACATGAATATCACGtataaaacttattttaaatcgcGGATTTGTAGAGAATGAAGAACCAGATGTAAAGATTTTGAGCCTCACAATCGTGTCAGCGGGTAGACCTGATATCGTGCTTTCGATACCGACGAATGGAAACCCTAAAGGATTGTGGTTTACACTGAAAGAAGGAAGTCGTTACCACCTCAGATTTTCCATCAAAGTCAGCAATGATATAGTCTGTGGCTTG harbors:
- the LOC140965019 gene encoding rho GDP-dissociation inhibitor 1-like; translation: MGSQGNKGEMNVNNHSESETERNSNAGHDLDTASDSESGMISRQASEASCYATEEDEELSLHLGPKWSIKEHLEKDKDDESLRRWKEQLLGGLDAVAVQENEEPDVKILSLTIVSAGRPDIVLSIPTNGNPKGLWFTLKEGSRYHLRFSIKVSNDIVCGLKYTNTVWKTGIKVHGSKEMMGTFSPQSEPYTHEMPEEKTPAGIFARGSYTARTKFVDDDNKCYLEINYTFDIQKEWPSN